In the bacterium genome, GTGGGGCCTGGCGCTCGCCGGCCCGCAACGCGAGGCCGTGCGCCGCGCCCTCGGCGGGCACGCGCTGGTGATCACCGGCGGGCCCGGCACCGGCAAGACGACGATCATCAACGCGATCGTGCGCATCCTCGAGCGCGCCGGCGAGCGCGTCCTGCTCTGCGCGCCCACCGGCCGCGCCGCCAAGCGCATGGAGGAGGCCACGGGCCGCCCGGCGCGGACGATCCACCGGCTGCTCGAGTACAACCCGCGCAAGGGCGAGTTCGAGCGCCACGGCGGGCGCCGGCTGGAGGCGGACCTGATCGTCGTCGACGAGGCGTCGATGGTCGACCTGCCGCTGTTCGCGCAGCTGCTCAAGGCGGTGCCGCCCGGCTGCCGCCTGATCCTCGTCGGCGACGTCGACCAGCTTCCGTCCGTCGGGCCGGGCAACGTGCTGCGGGACCTGATCCGCTCGGGCGCGATCGAGACCGTCGCGCTCACCGAGATCTTCCGGCAGGCCAGCGCGAGCCTGATCGTCGTCAACGCGCACCGCGTCAACGGCGGGCGGCTGCCGCAGGGGGCCGGGTCGCCGGAGGCGGCCCCGCCCGCCCACGGCTCCGCCGCAGCGGCGCGCCCCGCGGACGGCGACCTGCTCGCGGGCGACGCCGACTTCTTCTTCCTGCCGCGCGAGGAGCCGGAGGAGATCCTCGCGGCGGTCAAGCGCCTGGTCGCGGTCGAGGTCCCGCGGCGGCTCGGGCTCGACCCCTTCGAGGCGGTCCAGGTGCTGACCCCCATGCACAAGGGCCTGCTCGGCTCGCTGAGCCTGAATGCCGAGCTGCAGGCGCTGCTCAACCCGCGGGGCGAGCAGGTCGGGCGCGCGGGGCGCATCTTCCGCGCCGGCGACAAGGTGATGCAGATCCGCAACAACTACGAGCTGGAGGTCTTCAACGGGGACCTCGGGCGGATCACCGAGGCGGACCCCGAGGCGCAGGAGGTGACGGTGCTCTTCGAGGGCCGCCCCGTCATCTACTCCTACGCCGACCTCGACGAGCTGGTGCTCGGCTACGCCTGCTCCATCCACAAGTCGCAGGGCAGCGAGTACCCGGCGGTCGTCATCCCGCTGCACACGCAGCACTACGTCCTGCTCCAGCGCAACCTGCTGTACACCGGCATCACGCGCGGGCGGCGGCTGGTGGTGGTCGTCGGCAGCCGCAAGGCGGCGGCGATCGCGGTGCGCAACAACCGGGTGCGCGAGCGGCACTCGCGGCTGGCCGAGCGCCTCGTCGGGGGGATGTGACCGCATGAGCACGGACATCACCGCGGCGCGCATCGCCGACTTCCTCGGCCAGGGCCTGCTCGACGTCCTCGCCGACCTCTTCCGCGCCGAGCCGGGCAACTACGCGCTGCTCGGCGAGCTGCTCGCGAGCCCGGAGATCGGCGTGCGCATCGGCGCGTCAGCGCTGATCGAGGAGCTGGCCGCGAGCGACCCCGCGCACCGCCCGCTGGCGGCGGCCGCGCTCGCGCCGCTGCTGCGCGATGCCGACCCGGTGCGCCGGGGCGACGCCGCGTACCTGCTGGGCTTCGCCGGCGGCGCGAGCGAACTGCCGGCGCTGGACGAGCTGGCGGCGGGGGACGCGAACGCCGACGTGCGGGAGGCGGCGGCGGAGGCCGCGGCGAAGATCCGCGCGCGGGAGGGGCGATGAAGCATCCCGACTCGATCCGGGTCACCGTCGACAAGAGCCACATCACGGTCCTCGGCGAGAAGCTCTACGCCGAGAGCATCGAGCTGATCCGCGAACTGGTGAACAACGCGTTCGACGCCGACGCCGCGGAGGTGCGCGTCGAAGTCACGCCGGAGCGCATCGTCGTCGCGGACGACGGCAGCGGCATGGACTACGACGGCCTGGTGCAGTACTTCAACATCGGCTCGCCCGGCAAGCGCCTCCAGAGCCGCTCGCCGCGGTTCCACCGCGTGCGCATCGGGCAGTTCGGCATCGGCAAGTTCTCGTCGCTGACGGTGGCGCGGCGCTTCGAGGTGCTGACGCGGTGCGGCAGCTTTGTCGCGCGCGTGGTCTTCGACAAGGAGGCCTGGGAGGCCGACCGCGAGAGCTGGAACCTGCCGCTCGAGATCCTCGTCGCGGACGCACGCGCGGCCGACGGGACGACCGTCACCCTGAGCGGCCTCACCCGCTCCTTCGATCCGGCCGAGGTCGAGCAGCGTCTGGTCAGCGGCACGCCGCTGCGCGCCGAGCACTTCCGCGTCGTGCTCAACGAGCACCCGGTGACCCCGCGCAGCCTCACGGGCGCGCGCCTGCCGGTGCTCGAGGGCACGCCGTTCGGGACGATCCACGGCGAGGTCGTCATCGTGCCGGCGAGCGTCGCCGATCCGAAGGACGTCGGCATCGAGGTCCGCGTCAAGGGCGTCATGGTGCGCCGGGACCTCTTCGGGCTGGAGGCGGCCGGCCCGGACGCGATGCGTGTGCGCGGCGAGGTGAACGCCGACTTCCTGCCGGTGACCTCCGACCGCAGCGGCTTCATCCTCGACTCGCCGGAGTACGGCGCCTTCCGCGAAGCGATGAGGCGGGTGGCCCGCGAGATCAGTCGCGCCCTCGTGAAGACCTCGGCGGTGCGCGAGAGCCGCCGCTCCGGCCGCGCCGTCAAGGAGGTCCTCCAGCGCATCCACGGGGCGCTGGCGCGCAACCCCGAGTTCTCGCCCTTCGGGCCGATCCCCTACGGCGAGCGCCAGCCGGGGCTCGGCGGCGCGGCGGTGACCGGGGGCGCGGGCGGCGGGACGCCGGCGCCGGAGGAGATCGCGCCGCCCGGGGAA is a window encoding:
- a CDS encoding ATP-dependent RecD-like DNA helicase, with the protein product DAAIAVVRENPYQLAEEVFGIGFKTADTIARSLGLPADAPRRLEAGLVHALTEAADGGGNVYLPRGELVARTAELLGVAPEPLEHAVDELDRRGLVRAEPLPGNEDGGAPAQPVYLARLFAAETAAAGLLAAVLAAGESAARLDVERELERFEAEWGLALAGPQREAVRRALGGHALVITGGPGTGKTTIINAIVRILERAGERVLLCAPTGRAAKRMEEATGRPARTIHRLLEYNPRKGEFERHGGRRLEADLIVVDEASMVDLPLFAQLLKAVPPGCRLILVGDVDQLPSVGPGNVLRDLIRSGAIETVALTEIFRQASASLIVVNAHRVNGGRLPQGAGSPEAAPPAHGSAAAARPADGDLLAGDADFFFLPREEPEEILAAVKRLVAVEVPRRLGLDPFEAVQVLTPMHKGLLGSLSLNAELQALLNPRGEQVGRAGRIFRAGDKVMQIRNNYELEVFNGDLGRITEADPEAQEVTVLFEGRPVIYSYADLDELVLGYACSIHKSQGSEYPAVVIPLHTQHYVLLQRNLLYTGITRGRRLVVVVGSRKAAAIAVRNNRVRERHSRLAERLVGGM
- a CDS encoding ATP-binding protein, with product MKHPDSIRVTVDKSHITVLGEKLYAESIELIRELVNNAFDADAAEVRVEVTPERIVVADDGSGMDYDGLVQYFNIGSPGKRLQSRSPRFHRVRIGQFGIGKFSSLTVARRFEVLTRCGSFVARVVFDKEAWEADRESWNLPLEILVADARAADGTTVTLSGLTRSFDPAEVEQRLVSGTPLRAEHFRVVLNEHPVTPRSLTGARLPVLEGTPFGTIHGEVVIVPASVADPKDVGIEVRVKGVMVRRDLFGLEAAGPDAMRVRGEVNADFLPVTSDRSGFILDSPEYGAFREAMRRVAREISRALVKTSAVRESRRSGRAVKEVLQRIHGALARNPEFSPFGPIPYGERQPGLGGAAVTGGAGGGTPAPEEIAPPGEGAPPKPPKPEKPPKKKRANPLLKRLTPDAVVKRMRFGRRAVTCVIDHFGAGGPEVFSEENAIYLNADHPLFVRESDAPRAFVMYVARLFAQEIALMQDPRNPRKAFDLQSRILREAFREEAGAEDSGG